From Thermococcus celericrescens, a single genomic window includes:
- the cyaB gene encoding class IV adenylate cyclase, producing MEIEVKFRIDFNQARAAIESLGADFVREELQEDLYFSLPPHELLRVRRISNLGRSFLTYKRIADPGRNEEFDEIEVEVSDFDGTVEILKRLGFREDIWIRKRRLVYRLDGVTFELNEVAGLGDFLDIEVISDNVEEAKRRIWEIAGRLGLTEDDVEPRLYQELIREVEEE from the coding sequence AGATCGAGGTAAAGTTTCGCATCGACTTCAATCAGGCCCGGGCTGCGATAGAATCCCTCGGTGCGGACTTCGTGCGGGAGGAGCTCCAGGAGGATCTCTATTTCTCCCTTCCTCCACATGAGCTTCTTCGGGTTCGGAGAATCTCGAACCTTGGGAGGTCTTTCTTAACCTACAAGCGCATAGCCGACCCCGGGCGAAACGAGGAGTTCGACGAGATCGAAGTGGAGGTTTCGGACTTCGACGGGACCGTCGAGATCCTGAAGCGCCTCGGGTTCAGGGAGGATATTTGGATCAGGAAACGCCGCCTCGTTTACCGGCTGGATGGCGTTACCTTCGAGCTGAACGAGGTAGCTGGGCTGGGGGACTTCCTGGACATCGAGGTCATCTCGGACAACGTGGAAGAAGCCAAGCGCAGGATATGGGAAATCGCCGGAAGGCTCGGCCTCACCGAGGATGACGTTGAGCCGAGGCTCTACCAGGAGCTGATCAGGGAAGTTGAAGAAGAATAA